Part of the Ctenopharyngodon idella isolate HZGC_01 chromosome 8, HZGC01, whole genome shotgun sequence genome, GCTCCTGCTGAGGAAGGCGTCTTCAGCGTGACTGTAACAGCAGGAGATCACATCTCGCATTCCATTTCACAACCTTTCTCAATAGAAACGCTGCAAGACAAGCAAGTTTCTAAACATGCACAGACTGGGACATAGagacaaaaacatcaaaaataagAACCAGGGAACGTCTTCAGTCAATGTTTATTTGGATGAATGCGCCATAGTAATGAAGATGTTCCACGGCTGTTCATCAGTCCTGGGGTTTTGTAACAGCTTCCATAACGGGTACATAACGGGACAAAAAATGAGGATGGCCAAAAGGGGCAAACATTTTAAGAGATATTACACATTTATCCCATCCATCCTGACCTTTGGTTTGCCTCATATGCGTCTCATATGTGTGTTTGGATTCTGATGTTCTGAGAGGTGAAAGAAGTGTTGCCAACTAAAAACACTCCAGTTGTTTTTGGTTTATTGGGTGTTCACATTATTCACACATTGTAGGACACTAATAATAACATGTGAAACCAGTTCATAATGCATCTTTTGAAGATTATAGCAACAACAATATCTAATGTCTTATACATGGTGATTATAGTAATGGAAAATCTAAATGGATTTCTTGGATATATGGTTTTTGTTTACACATTACACAGATTAATTGTTTTATgtaactataaatatattttatataacttttttatataaatatattttataactataaggttttataacttttttggtGCAGAAGTCAAAAGGGTGTGTCTTTTTGAATTACTCCTCTTTTCAAAGCTATTAATACACATTcagctaaaactaaaaccaaatgTCATGGTCAATAAAACCCACAATGTGTTGCTCAAGGGAATGCTGCATTGTctatttttttctctgtctgAGCTAGTTTGTAAAAGACATTATAAACCCATTTGTTCTGGTGTTGCAAAACACTACTGACAGAAGACAATACATTTGCTGATCGAAGAACAGCCTCCTATCTTAATTCACTTATGGATCGTGGGaaaataaatgtgcaaataaatTCCTACTGAAGTCAGACTTCAGAATGAGTTCAATATCAGCCCTGGCCTCTGACCTTATGGCACAAGAAGTGTGCTtgattgtattgaatgtgcacttgtagagtatttcaaatcttaaaagtgtatttaatataatattatattataataatataataatataatattaatgaaattaaagaccacttaagtgtacttacaGTACACTATCATGACCATGCTtcttaaaacactttaaatacacttttaaaaagtgcactttataatgtcaagttttattttttttattaatcagtaattcagtaagatttgttgactaacatactaaagcacatgtaaagtaattttgatatatagtgtatagtgtgactacatttaaagttaatatagtttaaatatactaaattgcaacttcatcataacaaaagtgtaataatataatacatgacacaaatttcaatagaaatgacattatagtatattttagttttccataaatgcttgtcagtacattcagcagtaactttaaccatatttcaaagacaattatgaaattacatataaatatgtacttaaagggatagttcacccaaaaataaaaattatcccatgatttactcaccctcaaaccatcttagggtgtatatgactatcttctttcaaaagaacacaatcggagatatatttaaaaactcctcgctctaccaagctttataacAGTAGTAAAAGGGggggcctgttttgaagcccccccccccaaaaaattaattcatccatcataaatataatccatacggctccagagggttaaaaaaggccttctgaactgaaacaatgggtttttgttaggaaaatatccatatttaaaactttataaattgaaataactagcttccagcagacaaCGGTAGCAATACTGCACAAGTCGACTTTAAgcaccaaatgagtaacccctgaagcgatgtatgatgcaggatgtaggagtagcgtaagctcaGACACCTTttgcggtttaaacaaataggacTGGGCAACAAATTGAAGCTCATACATCAAAATCCTCCGACagttctctttaaaatttctcgctTTAGACTTTAATTCATGATCGGTGTTTTGTTtcgctctatcctctgcgcttccattttcgtcattgcgtcatgcgtcgggtcaggggttactcttccacTGCAAATCGATGTGTACGGCTGTCTgacagaagctagttattatacttcagttttaaatatggatatttttattacaaaaaaaaaaaaaaaaaacgcttcagaaggtctttattaaccacctggagctgtatggattatatttatgatggatggatgcatttttttgggcttcaaaacaggccccccattcactaccattttaaagcttggtagagccaggatatttttaaatatatctctgattgtgttcgtcctaaagaaaatattcatatggcttgagggtgagtaaatcatgggataattttcatttttgggtgaactttccctttaagtcCTATACTTGTGCGTCAACAAAATGCTCTTAaattcaactaattgcatttactatcaatttaaactataatacattttaattgaattgtAAATACATGCAAGTGTGAGtccgaaaacattacattcagtttgtaTTTAAGgatattcttttaaattatattattccATAACAAgttctctttttaaaagtatgctaaagtctACTACTTTTTCACAAGAGAATCTGTAACTTAGGTTACCTGCTATTAATGTGACAGATCATGTAGCCAATATGTTGTAGTGTATGTGTGATAGCAATAAGATTTTAGGATAATAGAAAACCCAGGTTTGTCAGATTGCTCGAGCAAAGCCAATGCGATTGTTTCCCCGATCAAACTCTGTATAGTATCGAGCTATGAAGTTTGCACCCAGTATCCAGATGGGACCAGTAGGGGGCGGCACATCCAACGCTTTGAACGTGACAGTGCAGATGTCCTCCCCGAACTCTGACTGCTGTAAGGAGAAGAAAGAGAGACATTAGAAAAGCTAATGCAAGTCCATATAGCTGTAACATAGACTGATGAATCTCGAAACAGATGCTGCACTTTAGAAGCCATCTGGAAAACCACATGCAAATACAACATGAGGCATTTtgaatttaatgaaaaaagtCATTCCACTTAGTGAAATCAATCCCAGACTTTAATGCTAAATGAAATGCCAGATTGACAGTGTAGTACAGAGTCAGcaataatgaaaacaacacttcAGTCAAAGCTTAAGTGAATTTAGGGCACCTCTAGACTCTTTTTCTGCTGTGCCCCAGTAAAACATCATCTGAGAGTAATTGTGAAGATACCACAACATCAGCTTGGCCTCTACCTGGGTCACAATCATGTGAGGCAAGGGagtttttaaaattttcatgGCACCAGGTCAATATCACATTTACACAGTAATGCTGCAAAGAAATAAAACTTGTAAAACaattagttcctgtccttgattctgattggtcaatattCACGAtaaaaacacagctatgaccgcttcacccaacggttctgtgtatcactacacaacacccttagcaaccactcttagcgatgtaaacatatgtttgttctcattgatattgttcattgaagcttactgtattatgtagaactagaagagtattatgagaaagagatcgagtgagtttattacctgcattcagatttagcattttccttcaggtcagtcctactgtatgttcataataaaaaatctgattaaaagtctgatgtattatcttgtccttttaacagttaaggggttttcccgtgactgacagcgctagtcaaagcgtttgcgtcttgttccgtgttcataacaattcagtcttttcaatgtaataaaagtcttcgctactgactgacacactcataaaacagtctttgccgccgtctaatggtgtaataatgtaacttccgTTGCTGTTGACGGTCAAGGACCATTTTTTCCGGCaacatgtcgttccaaacccgtaagacctcctACACTCCTACACTGTTAGACACAGTGCAGcgtttccaggttctacgtcagaaaactgactcattattggctggctcctgtgtcagcatcacaagAATATAGAATGCCCTAGTCACAATACTGAGCCGGAGTTCTGACGTACAAACTGGAAgcactgaacgtaaacagcgtaggagaatgacacagaacgtcacttcataaaattaaggttgaaccactgcagtcacatagactattttaacgatgtctttactacctttctggaccttgaaagtgttgattatattgctgtctatggacgagtcagatacctctcggatttcatcatttgtgttccaaagatgaatgaaggtcttacgggtgtggaacgaaaagagggtgaataattaatgacagaattttcattttttgggtgaactagccctttaatcAATGGTATGTTGGTAAAAGGGGCGGACACTAACACACTCCATAAAAACCATCAGTGTAGACTCGCGCTTATGACCGCACATGTGCATTGACTGGTCCAGTCtgaaaaatgcagatttttgtcataatttaaacatttaaaaaacaacatttatgagacagttgttgtcagatttcatttgtaatttcaaaatgtaatcaatGTAATtgtaagcttggtgaacagctttggagaatttgatgtttgatAAATTTGCATAACTGAAATAGCTGCCAGaaaggcatttcaaagatggccactAAGTGAAAttacttgccttaaagggatttTGCTTCTACTAACACCAAGTGGTGTGGATaaagccgggtgcacactgtacaatttataatagtcctttacaaCAGTTGATTGTCAGACTGTATTGATCCTCGCTATAAGCCatatgtcacactgtgggaccTCAGTTGTCATTCATTCAATTTCAttggaggtaaaatttgattgcAACAGTCATTAATTGGCTGtcagtgaacatgtcaaactagcgatcaaagacttcAGATTTTGGCCTAAGAtcagaggaatcttttaggattctcaacatgtgtctcagacgaccaaattGTGCCTAAAATTGTACAGTGCGAACCCGGCTTTAGGCTTCCCACAAAAGGCATGAAAGTCAACCATGATAAATTTATTCCACAAGCAAAATGAATGGCATGAGgttactgagaaaaaaagtaacatCTGGTCATGAGGTGATCctcttcataaataaataagctttatCAGGCTACTGATATAACTGTCTGCATCTCAAGTCAGTGTACATGAGGAGAAAATTAAAGCTTTTGATCACTTAGCACCAACAAATGTGAAATGTTAGTTAATATGCAaccctttatttaaaataaatacatataaagtCCTCACCCAGAGAATATAGTCCTCATCTGTGAGAGAATATTCCTGACCACCAAGATGAAAAACCACAGTGGGCAACAACTTGACCAGATTACAGCTTACAGTATACTGTCaacagagcaagagagagagagagagagagagaatgatggCTTTAAAACCACACAAAGACAGCAATCTTGCATCATTTTGCAAAACTGAAATGACACAAAACTTCACACTTGAAAggaaagaaacacacacattttacacattaaatattattaaccaCATCAgcgatgaagaaaaaaaaaaaaaaaaaaaaaaaaaaaaaaacagctttcaaTCATTCCATTTGCTCTTCAGACATTATTTATGAGGCACAGCCAAAATGATAGACCAAAGCAGCTGTTCCCATGGAGTTGTGCAACAGGAAAAGGAAACAGAACAATAAGAAACAGGTTTTAATGCTCAACTCATCTTGCATTGGCTATAGAAGTAGTTTCACAATAGCTTTTGTATATGAGATGTATACGGGATGCTATGTTTCATACATCGGCGCATGATCAATCATCCTAAATTGGTTTGCAGTGTGAAAGTGTTGAGTTTTATCATCATTTCTCTACTAACTTATAATCAATTGCCACTGCTGAGGTCCATCATGCATAATGCGCTCTCTGTTTGTATACAACTGGAacacattgtttattttatagctGTAGAGAAGTTTGAATGTTTGCCACTACTGCTGAGATTTAGAGTTTTCATAATATTGTTTTCAAAGCTTCAATTTTGGCTTCTTCAGTTTCCGTAGTTTCTATTGCTAAGCAATGGATTCATATTTTTGGTTCGGAAAAAAATAATTCCCTCTTTCAATAGTTTAATCTCTCAAACccattttcttattattaacagATTATATGTATGCCTTTTTTAAATAAGGCCAGATTTTTAAGGAATTTCCATAAGGTTAGCTAAACTGAACGTACCCCTCCTTCTGCCAGTTCAATGGCCCCGATTGTTTTCATCAGAATGGAAATGGAGGAGGCGGGGCCTGTGATGTAGGAGGAGCCTGTATCAATTACAGCAGAACAGCCGTCCATGCAAAACAGCATATCTGCCCCCACAGACACCCTGCAGAGGAACAAAGTATTACTgtggtaattaaaaaaaaaaaaaaaaaaaaaaaaaaagagactgcAATGCAttatttgccaaaaaaaaaaaaaaaaaaaatcactttaaccTCAAAGATACCTGTGTAATTGGGTAGTTTACCCACTTTTGGGGAGGCTTAAATCTATTATTATGTGTTATTATTGGCTTGAAATATAATGCACAAGTTATACAGATACttctgtgatacttttattgtgcttttgtgtcttttttaagCTTTAAAGCTCCATTATCACAATagcatggaaaagagcaaccaGCACTGTCATCTTCAAAAATTCGCCTCTTGTGTTCCAAGgatgaaaaagaaaagtcaTATGGATTTGGTACGACATAAGGATGGGCGTATGATTGAATTTTGGGTCGGCTATTCCTTTTAAAGGACACAGGGCAAGGATTGATTACCTCTCTGGAAATGGTTTGAGGTTCTGTTCAAAATTAAAAACGGATGGCTACCGGAAAACTTGTATAAACTGATATAGGATATCTATTACAACCAGGAgtatttgtgaaaactgtgatgtaAAGCAGATGTAGAACGGCAGAAAAAGCTAAATAGCAAGAAATCATtattgttctttaaaattgatgATGATAATATCCTTACCCCTTCATGATGACCTCCCACTTGCCTTCCTCTTTGGTATTCATATAGTGGAAAGATCCAGTGTAGTAATTCGGGTCTGTGCCCCCCAGCACCAGCTCTCCACCAGGGATGTGTGTTGGGTCCCTTATagatacatatacatacaaagATATGCACTATAACAGACAGGCTTGCAACTGTATTATTTAGATACAAAATGACTGTGTACAGTGTGTTACAATGTACAGTGACAGCATAataagatattctgaagaatgttggtaaccaaactgttTTGGTTACCATTGCCTTcccattgtatgaaaaaaaaaaaatactgagatATTTCTCAAATTATCACCTTTAATGTTACACAGAAGAAAGGAAGACATACAAGATTGAAAccacatgagggagagtaaatgatgacagaattttcatttatgagtgaactatcactttaatacCCATTTAAAGCCCACTAATCTCATGGCATTATTAATGCAATTgtaattgcagtgtaaatgcattcatgCCACCTCTGAGCTGCAACAAACGgtctgtaaatatatctaaatgccaattcagatgcagcttctgattggctgagaggtctttccagccatggCAATATTCTACCAGCATCGCCACGGGAACCGTTTCACCATTTGAATCACTCCTctgtcagcattctcacagcgagtgtTATGGTGGATGACCATacctgccatatttttattgatactactgttattttgtaacggaatgtatagttttaagagtttttttaggcgagaatgtagttgtttagacctcagatatgcgatttatatgtaaacatagcgcctatttgaaaatttgtttaggtGCTTtcagagatgtgagctccaggctgtCAGCGACCGTTCAGCGCTCATATAGCCGCAGAGAACAGattcatctcggccagtccttcaggaatttgctgctggctcttatgtagatagtgtttaaacatgaggtataatttGTTTTGCGTATATCaaacaggcaatctttggtcttattaatctattacttgttccagagctaatagatttggcttatgggctatattaagttttataactttatttaaattgaaattaaatcctgcACTAACAagagcgctgcttttgtacatttgactgaactgtttgcttgtgtttatttcctattttacttcttatactgttataatggttattgttgttaatttaaatattattgttcaatgaataatattttatataactaacatgccatatttttttGGTATTGGGAGAGTCTGTTATTGATtttgacttcagtgaaagttacattaatacaccATAAGATGGCAgtaaagactgtctttatgaatgagtccgTCAGTTGCAAagatttttatattgaaatggactgaaacaaaggcattgtttttactttaaacaccATCTTACGagacaactgacaaatgcattgactagtgctgtcatgAGAAAtcctcttaaatgttaaaaggacaaagatatcgctttcctcagcggacattcaaactgattttgtgattatgattgacctgaagaatatcagctagatgcaggtaatgcaCTCGCTTAgttgatctctctctcataatgctctacatattacagtgagttttatgaagcgactcaacgatccttcgttactagttctagactaacgtttagaattagtaacggaggctcgggctcaactgttaaactgtaaacttgagatttgaatccgtggcggaaggaagtagttcctcacaaaaaagAACAAGACAATCCGttattgtttcttatttatttacacactcgtgccgtcaaatgcaatatcacacttgtagctgtacgatatggctgtatatcaacacgctgtgattacctacggccGAATAACAGCCGTGCACAGCTCTTGTGGCAATAAAAATGACAAGGTATTCAATCATGACATTTATTTGTCCCCCTTTTGCTCACCCTAAGAAATGCTGATGCTCACCTGCTGTAGTACACAGAGAAAACGTTCTCTTTTAGAACATGTTGAGACATGATGCGATCAAACACTGGTGTAATTCCATCAATGGCTGCATCTGGATAGCCCATCCCCAACACTCCGTCAAACTTGGCAAAGATGAACGGGATCGCAGGAAGAGCTGTGGCCTCTGCAAAAACCTGCACCACCGGGATACCACCGACCTAAAGATGTTAGAGGTCAAGGGTCAAACAACTCAGTCAAGTACTGTGTGCAAATTACGGTTTTGGTTTTCCAATTGTATTATAATACTACggtcaattatatatttcatctaTATATATCTCACGAACCTTAGCTATTTTCATCAAGGTATTCCCTTTaaactcatttctttttttgttactCACTATAACCACGTCCTCACTCAGAAATCCCCGGACGTTTCCAGAAGCATACTGGATGGAGAATCCTGTGCCGTTGTAAATATGCGTGTGGGATTTGGAAGCATCGTACCTGTTGTGTGTGACTGAGAGACATATGGAGAAAGGAAGAGTGAGCTGTTGGACAAAAATGcaggttttgtttttcattgtaaaaagtACAGGTAGATAATACAATGACTTTAGATTTGTATGCTTTAAACAAATCACTCACAGCAGGCTGTGTATAAAGGAGAACAGCTATGTGAGGGAACCCAGAGGTTGGCAGAACCCGTGTCAAACACAACATTGAACATCTGAGCTGGTGAACCAATACTAATCTCACCAAAGTATTGAGTCTGAAAAACAAGAGAGACATAGACAGTAGAATTACAGTTATAAAACATGCTCAAAATTGAggatattttccatttttaactCTGATTTACATCTAAGTAGTTGATCAGAGGTGTTGGAGCTGTGCCGTTAGTGGGTGATGGTTCATCATATTTTGGCATAATCTCAGAAAACACTTGAGCTGGTGTGACATCCATCTCCTTGAGGGTTTCTCGTATGGATGGCATTTTCTTCAGTTTTACCCTGAGAAGTGAAGAGAGAAGTGTCTCGTGttacatttgtcattttttacaactGATAAAACAGCAATTACATGATACAGAGTAgtgcattttatcattttacctGATTTTAAGATGAAATAagcttttaaataattttaaaaagatacTCCCTATATGGCAAAGACAGATATTTTTGTatatgttttgtaacatttcaaaattaatacagatttaaaatatattttacataaatatagcctattttcaatacattttataGTTTTCCTCATATATTTTGCCTATTTGTATATACGctcactggccactttataTGGTACACCTGCTCAACTGCTcgttaatgcaaatatctaatcagccaatcacatggcagcaactcagtGCATTTAGGTCTGTAGACATGATCAAGACTATCTGTTGAATCAAACTGAGCATCGGAATGGGGAAGAAAGacgatttaagtgactttgaatagGGCATGGATGTTGGTTTGAGTaattcagaaactgctgatctactgggattttcacgcacaaccatctttagggtttacagaggtctgaaaaaagagaaaatatcctgtgagcagcagttctgtgggtgaaaatgccttgttgatgccagatgtcagaggagaatggccagactgctTCAAGCTGATAGAAAAACAACATTCAGATGGCAGGATCAGAATTtggcgtaaacaacatgaaagcatgaatcCATTCTGCCTTGTAAAACGGTTCAGACTGGtagtggtgtaatggtgtggaggatattttcttggcacactttgggcctctTAGTACCAACTAAGCATCGCTTAAACGCCACAGCCtgcctgagtattgttgctgactgTGTATCCATTTTCTGATGGCTAATTCCAGCAGGATAATAATGCTCcttgtcacaaagctcaaatcatctcaaactggtttcctgtacatgacaatgagttcactgcAGTGAACTCATgtaggggtgaattcaggttgattgggacacattttgccattgagatgcctgggaaaaagtgtcccattcaatctgaattcaccctacttagtggcctccacagtcaccagatctcaagcacatttgggatgtggtggaatggAAGATTCGCATCATGGgtgtgcagccgacaaatctgcagcaagtACATGATGCTATCAAGTCAATATAGACcgaaatctctgaggaatgtttccagcacctcgTTGAATCAATGCgatgaagaattaaggcagttctgaaggtcCAACACGGTACTAGCAAGGTGCACCTAATAAAGTGACCGATGAGTGTATTTATATCtaaatacagtgggtacggaaagtattcagacccccttaaatttttcactctttgttatattgcagccatttgctaaaatcatttaagttcatttttttcctcattaatgtacacacagcaccccatattgacagaaaaacacataattgttgacatttttgcagatttattaaaaaagaaaaactgaaatatcacatggtcctaagtattcagaccctttgctgtgacactcatatatttaactcaggtgctgtccatttcttctgatcatccttgagatggttctacaccttcatttgagtccaactgtgtttgatt contains:
- the LOC127517497 gene encoding renin-like isoform X2, with amino-acid sequence MNVHCLTLLVLSLSATSAQALWRVKLKKMPSIRETLKEMDVTPAQVFSEIMPKYDEPSPTNGTAPTPLINYLDTQYFGEISIGSPAQMFNVVFDTGSANLWVPSHSCSPLYTACFTHNRYDASKSHTHIYNGTGFSIQYASGNVRGFLSEDVVIVGGIPVVQVFAEATALPAIPFIFAKFDGVLGMGYPDAAIDGITPVFDRIMSQHVLKENVFSVYYSRDPTHIPGGELVLGGTDPNYYTGSFHYMNTKEEGKWEVIMKGVSVGADMLFCMDGCSAVIDTGSSYITGPASSISILMKTIGAIELAEGGYTVSCNLVKLLPTVVFHLGGQEYSLTDEDYILWSEFGEDICTVTFKALDVPPPTGPIWILGANFIARYYTEFDRGNNRIGFARAI
- the LOC127517497 gene encoding renin-like isoform X1, producing MNVHCLTLLVLSLSATSAQALWRVKLKKMPSIRETLKEMDVTPAQVFSEIMPKYDEPSPTNGTAPTPLINYLDTQYFGEISIGSPAQMFNVVFDTGSANLWVPSHSCSPLYTACFTHNRYDASKSHTHIYNGTGFSIQYASGNVRGFLSEDVVIVGGIPVVQVFAEATALPAIPFIFAKFDGVLGMGYPDAAIDGITPVFDRIMSQHVLKENVFSVYYSRDPTHIPGGELVLGGTDPNYYTGSFHYMNTKEEGKWEVIMKGVSVGADMLFCMDGCSAVIDTGSSYITGPASSISILMKTIGAIELAEGGYTVSCNLVKLLPTVVFHLGGQEYSLTDEDYILWQSEFGEDICTVTFKALDVPPPTGPIWILGANFIARYYTEFDRGNNRIGFARAI